The following proteins are encoded in a genomic region of Triticum dicoccoides isolate Atlit2015 ecotype Zavitan chromosome 1B, WEW_v2.0, whole genome shotgun sequence:
- the LOC119327675 gene encoding cationic peroxidase SPC4-like, which translates to MDLITPARFDNKYYVGLTNNLGLFQSDAALLTNATMKSLVDSFVRSEAAFRTRFARSMLKMGQIEVLSGAQGEIRRNCRVINPTNVTSAGAVHHHLLPRSSASSGSNQVAAS; encoded by the coding sequence ATGGACCTCATCACGCCGGCGAGGTTCGACAACAAGTACTACGTGGGGCTGACCAACAACCTGGGGCTCTTCCAGTCGGACGCGGCGCTGCTGACCAACGCCACCATGAAATCGCTGGTCGACTCCTTCGTGCGCAGCGAGGCGGCGTTCCGGACCAGGTTCGCCAGGTCCATGCTCAAGATGGGGCAGATCGAGGTGCTCTCCGGGGCACAGGGCGAGATCAGGCGCAACTGCAGGGTCATCAACCCCACCAACGTCACTAGTGCCGGCGCCGTTCACCATCATCTTCTCCCCAGATCATCAGCTTCTTCAGGATCCAACCAGGTGGCCGCAAGCTGA